One Anolis carolinensis isolate JA03-04 chromosome 5, rAnoCar3.1.pri, whole genome shotgun sequence DNA segment encodes these proteins:
- the ppp6r2 gene encoding serine/threonine-protein phosphatase 6 regulatory subunit 2 isoform X1: protein MFWKFDLNATSHVDKLLEKEDVTLQELMDEDDLLQECKAQNRKLVDFLCQPSCMEELVRLITQEPPLDMDEKVRFKYPNTACELLTSDVPQINDRLGGDEALLSVLYDFLDHEPPLNPLLASFFSKTIGNLIARKTEQVIAFLRKKEHFIDLVLKHINTSAMMDLLLRLISCVEPSQLRQEVLNWLNDAKVIQRLVGLIHPSQDEDRQSNASQTLCDVIRLSRDQGSQLQEPPEADPLLAVLESQECVEQLLKNMFDGERTESCIVSGTQALLTLLEPRRAGVEGLVDSFSQGGERPYTISGSVLSGIEPRLSDFHELLLHPPKAAPILTTIGVLEEPLGNARLHGARLVAALLHTNTPSINQELCRLNTMDLLLDLFFKYTWNNFLHFQVELCIAAILALSSSSSSSVHENQPPPSDAERKDVAEGGLASGEAPKNGRPENIMLTHLFQKCCLVQRILDAWETNDRIQAEGGMRRGNMGHLTRIANAVVQNVDKGPVQAQISEFIKGLPEDCRGRWESFVEETLTEANRRNTVDLVSTHHLHSSSEDEDAEAAFSNELSLQQAFSEYQIQQMTANFVDQFGFNDEEFAEPDDNINAPFDRIAEINFNIDADDDSPNAPLFEACCSERIQQFDDNEEEEDIWEEKERSYAARVKSRTRFGPSRSSEGSSRSDLENGGPGGSGSSPESGGEESPRPAPHPLGGSSDPPEGEEGEKRAGPDPEGSAWTAVFEPVSSTPPASSCVAMDVGSSVWDAAALDSKAPEERGWAKFTDFQPFCCSEAGPRCSSPMEAEGSRNSEGGLAPTQEKAPPGAAPSPCAWNVCVARKAPLVASDSSSSGGSESEEEEERAGAVPTETLATGPEALKAPAEEAKSDEEAVLASNSSSRSSALVAVEKATNALENAPSAAPGDSAAPSQRSPPSSAATAAPSSEAKRGRKEELLPGGETILNGPA from the exons ATGTTCTGGAAATTTGACTTGAATGCCACGTCGCACGTTGACAAGCTGCTGGAGAAGGAGGATGTGACTCTGCAGGAGCTGATGGACGAAGATGACCTCCTCCAGGAGTGCAAGGCGCAGAACCGGAAGCTGGTGGACTTCCTCTGCCAGCCAAGCTGCATGGAGGAGCTGGTCCGCCTCATCACCCAGGAGCCCCCCCTGGACATGGACGAGAAGGTCCGCTTCAA GTACCCCAATACGGCCTGCGAGCTGCTGACCTCCGACGTGCCACAGATCAATGACAGGCTTGGAGGAGATGAGGCCCTGCTGAGCGTCCTCTACGATTTTCTCGACCACGAGCCGCCCCTGAACCCGTTGCTGGCCAGTTTCTTCAGCAAGACCATCGGCAACCTCATAGCCAGGAAGACAGAGCAG GTGATTGCATTTTTGAGGAAGAAGGAGCACTTTATCGACCTGGTCCTGAAGCACATCAACACGTCAGCCATGATGGACCTGCTCCTGCGACTCATCAGCTGCGTGGAGCCGTCCCAGCTGCGCCAGGAAGTCCTGAAC TGGCTGAATGACGCAAAGGTTATCCAGAGACTTGTGGGCCTGATCCACCCCAGCCAGGATGAGGAC CGGCAATCTAATGCTTCCCAAACTCTGTGCGACGTCATCCGGCTGAGCAGAGACCAGGGCAGCCAGCTCCAGGAGCCCCCCGAGGCCGACCCCCTCCTGGCAGTGCTGGAATC GCAGGAATGCGTGGAGCAGCTCCTGAAGAACATGTTTGATGGCGAGCGCACGGAGAGCTGCATCGTGAGTGGCACCCAGGCCCTCCTGACCCTCCTGGAGCCCAGGCGCGCGGG CGTGGAGGGGCTGGTGGACTCCTTCTCCCAGGGGGGCGAGAGGCCTTACACCATCAGTGGCAGCGTCCTGTCTGGCATCGAGCCCCGGCTGAGCGACTTCCATGAGCTGCTGCTCCACCCGCCCAAG GCAGCCCCCATCCTGACCACCATCGGGGTCTTGGAGGAGCCACTGGGGAACGCCCGCCTCCACGGGGCCCGCCTAGTTGCGGCGCTTCTGCACACCAACACGCCCAGCATCAACCAGGAGCTCTGCCGCCTCAACACCATGGACCTGTTGCTG GACCTGTTTTTTAAATACACTTGGAATAACTTCCTGCACTTCCAAGTGGAGCTGTGCATCGCCGCCATCCTGGCcctctcctcctcatcctcctcctcggTGCACGAGAACCAGCCCCCCCCAAGTGACGCAGAGAGGAAGGACGTGGCGGAGGGCGGCCTGGCCTCAGGGGAGGCGCCCAAGAACGGACGCCCCGAGAACATCATGCTCACACAC CTGTTCCAGAAGTGCTGCCTGGTGCAGAGGATTCTGGATGCCTGGGAGACCAACGACCGGATACA GGCAGAAGGGGGGATGAGGCGCGGCAACATGGGGCACCTGACACGCATCGCCAACGCCGTTGTGCAGAACGTGGACAAAGGCCCCGTGCAGGCCCAGATCAGCGAGTTCATCAAAG GGCTCCCTGAGGATTGCAGAGGGCGCTGGGAGAGCTTTGTGGAGGAGACGCTGACCGAAGCCAACCGGAGGAACACCGTGGACTTG gTGAGCACCCACCACCTGCACTCCTCCAGCGAAGACGAGGATGCGGAAGCTGCCTTCTCCAATGAGCTCTCGCTCCAGCAG gccTTCTCAGAGTATCAGATCCAGCAGATGACGGCCAATTTTGTGGACCAGTTTGGCTTCAATGATGAGGAGTTTGCAGAACCAGATGACAATATCAA CGCTCCTTTTGACAGGATTGCAGAGATTAACTTCAACATCGATGCCGATGATGACAGC CCCAACGCGCCCCTCTTTGAAGCCTGCTGCAGCGAGCGCATCCAGCAGTTTGATGACAACGAGGAAGAGGAAGACATCTGGGAAGAGAAGGAACGGAGCTACGCGGCCCGAGTCAAATCCCGGACACG GTTTGGGCCGTCTCGCTCCTCGGAGGGATCGTCCAGGAGTGACCTCGAGAACGGAGGGCCcggcggcagcggcagcagcCCCGAGTCCGGCGGAGAGGAGTCCCCGCGCCCGGCCCCCCATCCCCTGGGCGGAAGCAGCGACCCCCCtgaaggggaggagggggagaagaggGCAGGCCCCGACCCTGAAG GGTCTGCCTGGACGGCGGTGTTCGAACCGGTCAGCTCGacaccccccgcctcctcctgCGTGGCCATGGACGTGGGCTCCAGCGTGTGGGATGCAGCCGCCCTGGACTCCAAGGCCCCCGAGGAGAGGGGCTGGGCCAAGTTCACGGATTTCCAGCCCTTCTGCTG TTCGGAGGCCGGACCCCGGTGCAGTTCCCCCATGGAGGCGGAGGGCAGCAGGAACTCTGAGGGAGGCCTGGCGCCCACCCAGGAGAAGGCCCCTC CTGGGGCCGCCCCCTCCCCTTGCGCCTGGAACGTCTGTGTGGCACGGAAGGCGCCCCTGGTGGCCTCAGACAGCAGCTCCTCCGGGGGCTCCgagagcgaggaggaggaggagagagcagGCGCCGTCCCCACAGAGACCCTGGCCACAGGCCCGGAAGCGCTCAAGGCGCCTGCAGAGGAGGCCAAGAGCGACGAGGAGGCTGTGCTCGCCAG caacagcagcagcagaagcagtgcTTTGGTGGCCGTGGAGAAGGCGACCAATGCCCTGGAGAACGCACCATCTGCGGCTCCAGGCGACAGCGCTGCCCCGTCGCAGAGAAGCCCCCCCAGTTCTGCCGCCACTGCCGCCCCCTCCTCGGAAGCCAAGAGGGGCAG GAAGGAGGAGCTGCTGCCCGGAGGGGAGACCATCCTGAACGGCCCGGcctga
- the ppp6r2 gene encoding serine/threonine-protein phosphatase 6 regulatory subunit 2 isoform X2, which produces MTSSRSARRRTGSWWTSSASQAAWRSWSASSPRSPPWTWTRRYPNTACELLTSDVPQINDRLGGDEALLSVLYDFLDHEPPLNPLLASFFSKTIGNLIARKTEQVIAFLRKKEHFIDLVLKHINTSAMMDLLLRLISCVEPSQLRQEVLNWLNDAKVIQRLVGLIHPSQDEDRQSNASQTLCDVIRLSRDQGSQLQEPPEADPLLAVLESQECVEQLLKNMFDGERTESCIVSGTQALLTLLEPRRAGVEGLVDSFSQGGERPYTISGSVLSGIEPRLSDFHELLLHPPKAAPILTTIGVLEEPLGNARLHGARLVAALLHTNTPSINQELCRLNTMDLLLDLFFKYTWNNFLHFQVELCIAAILALSSSSSSSVHENQPPPSDAERKDVAEGGLASGEAPKNGRPENIMLTHLFQKCCLVQRILDAWETNDRIQAEGGMRRGNMGHLTRIANAVVQNVDKGPVQAQISEFIKGLPEDCRGRWESFVEETLTEANRRNTVDLVSTHHLHSSSEDEDAEAAFSNELSLQQAFSEYQIQQMTANFVDQFGFNDEEFAEPDDNINAPFDRIAEINFNIDADDDSPNAPLFEACCSERIQQFDDNEEEEDIWEEKERSYAARVKSRTRFGPSRSSEGSSRSDLENGGPGGSGSSPESGGEESPRPAPHPLGGSSDPPEGEEGEKRAGPDPEGSAWTAVFEPVSSTPPASSCVAMDVGSSVWDAAALDSKAPEERGWAKFTDFQPFCCSEAGPRCSSPMEAEGSRNSEGGLAPTQEKAPPGAAPSPCAWNVCVARKAPLVASDSSSSGGSESEEEEERAGAVPTETLATGPEALKAPAEEAKSDEEAVLASNSSSRSSALVAVEKATNALENAPSAAPGDSAAPSQRSPPSSAATAAPSSEAKRGRKEELLPGGETILNGPA; this is translated from the exons ATGACCTCCTCCAGGAGTGCAAGGCGCAGAACCGGAAGCTGGTGGACTTCCTCTGCCAGCCAAGCTGCATGGAGGAGCTGGTCCGCCTCATCACCCAGGAGCCCCCCCTGGACATGGACGAGAAG GTACCCCAATACGGCCTGCGAGCTGCTGACCTCCGACGTGCCACAGATCAATGACAGGCTTGGAGGAGATGAGGCCCTGCTGAGCGTCCTCTACGATTTTCTCGACCACGAGCCGCCCCTGAACCCGTTGCTGGCCAGTTTCTTCAGCAAGACCATCGGCAACCTCATAGCCAGGAAGACAGAGCAG GTGATTGCATTTTTGAGGAAGAAGGAGCACTTTATCGACCTGGTCCTGAAGCACATCAACACGTCAGCCATGATGGACCTGCTCCTGCGACTCATCAGCTGCGTGGAGCCGTCCCAGCTGCGCCAGGAAGTCCTGAAC TGGCTGAATGACGCAAAGGTTATCCAGAGACTTGTGGGCCTGATCCACCCCAGCCAGGATGAGGAC CGGCAATCTAATGCTTCCCAAACTCTGTGCGACGTCATCCGGCTGAGCAGAGACCAGGGCAGCCAGCTCCAGGAGCCCCCCGAGGCCGACCCCCTCCTGGCAGTGCTGGAATC GCAGGAATGCGTGGAGCAGCTCCTGAAGAACATGTTTGATGGCGAGCGCACGGAGAGCTGCATCGTGAGTGGCACCCAGGCCCTCCTGACCCTCCTGGAGCCCAGGCGCGCGGG CGTGGAGGGGCTGGTGGACTCCTTCTCCCAGGGGGGCGAGAGGCCTTACACCATCAGTGGCAGCGTCCTGTCTGGCATCGAGCCCCGGCTGAGCGACTTCCATGAGCTGCTGCTCCACCCGCCCAAG GCAGCCCCCATCCTGACCACCATCGGGGTCTTGGAGGAGCCACTGGGGAACGCCCGCCTCCACGGGGCCCGCCTAGTTGCGGCGCTTCTGCACACCAACACGCCCAGCATCAACCAGGAGCTCTGCCGCCTCAACACCATGGACCTGTTGCTG GACCTGTTTTTTAAATACACTTGGAATAACTTCCTGCACTTCCAAGTGGAGCTGTGCATCGCCGCCATCCTGGCcctctcctcctcatcctcctcctcggTGCACGAGAACCAGCCCCCCCCAAGTGACGCAGAGAGGAAGGACGTGGCGGAGGGCGGCCTGGCCTCAGGGGAGGCGCCCAAGAACGGACGCCCCGAGAACATCATGCTCACACAC CTGTTCCAGAAGTGCTGCCTGGTGCAGAGGATTCTGGATGCCTGGGAGACCAACGACCGGATACA GGCAGAAGGGGGGATGAGGCGCGGCAACATGGGGCACCTGACACGCATCGCCAACGCCGTTGTGCAGAACGTGGACAAAGGCCCCGTGCAGGCCCAGATCAGCGAGTTCATCAAAG GGCTCCCTGAGGATTGCAGAGGGCGCTGGGAGAGCTTTGTGGAGGAGACGCTGACCGAAGCCAACCGGAGGAACACCGTGGACTTG gTGAGCACCCACCACCTGCACTCCTCCAGCGAAGACGAGGATGCGGAAGCTGCCTTCTCCAATGAGCTCTCGCTCCAGCAG gccTTCTCAGAGTATCAGATCCAGCAGATGACGGCCAATTTTGTGGACCAGTTTGGCTTCAATGATGAGGAGTTTGCAGAACCAGATGACAATATCAA CGCTCCTTTTGACAGGATTGCAGAGATTAACTTCAACATCGATGCCGATGATGACAGC CCCAACGCGCCCCTCTTTGAAGCCTGCTGCAGCGAGCGCATCCAGCAGTTTGATGACAACGAGGAAGAGGAAGACATCTGGGAAGAGAAGGAACGGAGCTACGCGGCCCGAGTCAAATCCCGGACACG GTTTGGGCCGTCTCGCTCCTCGGAGGGATCGTCCAGGAGTGACCTCGAGAACGGAGGGCCcggcggcagcggcagcagcCCCGAGTCCGGCGGAGAGGAGTCCCCGCGCCCGGCCCCCCATCCCCTGGGCGGAAGCAGCGACCCCCCtgaaggggaggagggggagaagaggGCAGGCCCCGACCCTGAAG GGTCTGCCTGGACGGCGGTGTTCGAACCGGTCAGCTCGacaccccccgcctcctcctgCGTGGCCATGGACGTGGGCTCCAGCGTGTGGGATGCAGCCGCCCTGGACTCCAAGGCCCCCGAGGAGAGGGGCTGGGCCAAGTTCACGGATTTCCAGCCCTTCTGCTG TTCGGAGGCCGGACCCCGGTGCAGTTCCCCCATGGAGGCGGAGGGCAGCAGGAACTCTGAGGGAGGCCTGGCGCCCACCCAGGAGAAGGCCCCTC CTGGGGCCGCCCCCTCCCCTTGCGCCTGGAACGTCTGTGTGGCACGGAAGGCGCCCCTGGTGGCCTCAGACAGCAGCTCCTCCGGGGGCTCCgagagcgaggaggaggaggagagagcagGCGCCGTCCCCACAGAGACCCTGGCCACAGGCCCGGAAGCGCTCAAGGCGCCTGCAGAGGAGGCCAAGAGCGACGAGGAGGCTGTGCTCGCCAG caacagcagcagcagaagcagtgcTTTGGTGGCCGTGGAGAAGGCGACCAATGCCCTGGAGAACGCACCATCTGCGGCTCCAGGCGACAGCGCTGCCCCGTCGCAGAGAAGCCCCCCCAGTTCTGCCGCCACTGCCGCCCCCTCCTCGGAAGCCAAGAGGGGCAG GAAGGAGGAGCTGCTGCCCGGAGGGGAGACCATCCTGAACGGCCCGGcctga
- the ppp6r2 gene encoding serine/threonine-protein phosphatase 6 regulatory subunit 2 isoform X3, which translates to MMVPGKAKPPWLNDAKVIQRLVGLIHPSQDEDRQSNASQTLCDVIRLSRDQGSQLQEPPEADPLLAVLESQECVEQLLKNMFDGERTESCIVSGTQALLTLLEPRRAGVEGLVDSFSQGGERPYTISGSVLSGIEPRLSDFHELLLHPPKAAPILTTIGVLEEPLGNARLHGARLVAALLHTNTPSINQELCRLNTMDLLLDLFFKYTWNNFLHFQVELCIAAILALSSSSSSSVHENQPPPSDAERKDVAEGGLASGEAPKNGRPENIMLTHLFQKCCLVQRILDAWETNDRIQAEGGMRRGNMGHLTRIANAVVQNVDKGPVQAQISEFIKGLPEDCRGRWESFVEETLTEANRRNTVDLVSTHHLHSSSEDEDAEAAFSNELSLQQAFSEYQIQQMTANFVDQFGFNDEEFAEPDDNINAPFDRIAEINFNIDADDDSPNAPLFEACCSERIQQFDDNEEEEDIWEEKERSYAARVKSRTRFGPSRSSEGSSRSDLENGGPGGSGSSPESGGEESPRPAPHPLGGSSDPPEGEEGEKRAGPDPEGSAWTAVFEPVSSTPPASSCVAMDVGSSVWDAAALDSKAPEERGWAKFTDFQPFCCSEAGPRCSSPMEAEGSRNSEGGLAPTQEKAPPGAAPSPCAWNVCVARKAPLVASDSSSSGGSESEEEEERAGAVPTETLATGPEALKAPAEEAKSDEEAVLASNSSSRSSALVAVEKATNALENAPSAAPGDSAAPSQRSPPSSAATAAPSSEAKRGRKEELLPGGETILNGPA; encoded by the exons ATGATGGTCCCTGGCAAAGCCAAGCCGCCC TGGCTGAATGACGCAAAGGTTATCCAGAGACTTGTGGGCCTGATCCACCCCAGCCAGGATGAGGAC CGGCAATCTAATGCTTCCCAAACTCTGTGCGACGTCATCCGGCTGAGCAGAGACCAGGGCAGCCAGCTCCAGGAGCCCCCCGAGGCCGACCCCCTCCTGGCAGTGCTGGAATC GCAGGAATGCGTGGAGCAGCTCCTGAAGAACATGTTTGATGGCGAGCGCACGGAGAGCTGCATCGTGAGTGGCACCCAGGCCCTCCTGACCCTCCTGGAGCCCAGGCGCGCGGG CGTGGAGGGGCTGGTGGACTCCTTCTCCCAGGGGGGCGAGAGGCCTTACACCATCAGTGGCAGCGTCCTGTCTGGCATCGAGCCCCGGCTGAGCGACTTCCATGAGCTGCTGCTCCACCCGCCCAAG GCAGCCCCCATCCTGACCACCATCGGGGTCTTGGAGGAGCCACTGGGGAACGCCCGCCTCCACGGGGCCCGCCTAGTTGCGGCGCTTCTGCACACCAACACGCCCAGCATCAACCAGGAGCTCTGCCGCCTCAACACCATGGACCTGTTGCTG GACCTGTTTTTTAAATACACTTGGAATAACTTCCTGCACTTCCAAGTGGAGCTGTGCATCGCCGCCATCCTGGCcctctcctcctcatcctcctcctcggTGCACGAGAACCAGCCCCCCCCAAGTGACGCAGAGAGGAAGGACGTGGCGGAGGGCGGCCTGGCCTCAGGGGAGGCGCCCAAGAACGGACGCCCCGAGAACATCATGCTCACACAC CTGTTCCAGAAGTGCTGCCTGGTGCAGAGGATTCTGGATGCCTGGGAGACCAACGACCGGATACA GGCAGAAGGGGGGATGAGGCGCGGCAACATGGGGCACCTGACACGCATCGCCAACGCCGTTGTGCAGAACGTGGACAAAGGCCCCGTGCAGGCCCAGATCAGCGAGTTCATCAAAG GGCTCCCTGAGGATTGCAGAGGGCGCTGGGAGAGCTTTGTGGAGGAGACGCTGACCGAAGCCAACCGGAGGAACACCGTGGACTTG gTGAGCACCCACCACCTGCACTCCTCCAGCGAAGACGAGGATGCGGAAGCTGCCTTCTCCAATGAGCTCTCGCTCCAGCAG gccTTCTCAGAGTATCAGATCCAGCAGATGACGGCCAATTTTGTGGACCAGTTTGGCTTCAATGATGAGGAGTTTGCAGAACCAGATGACAATATCAA CGCTCCTTTTGACAGGATTGCAGAGATTAACTTCAACATCGATGCCGATGATGACAGC CCCAACGCGCCCCTCTTTGAAGCCTGCTGCAGCGAGCGCATCCAGCAGTTTGATGACAACGAGGAAGAGGAAGACATCTGGGAAGAGAAGGAACGGAGCTACGCGGCCCGAGTCAAATCCCGGACACG GTTTGGGCCGTCTCGCTCCTCGGAGGGATCGTCCAGGAGTGACCTCGAGAACGGAGGGCCcggcggcagcggcagcagcCCCGAGTCCGGCGGAGAGGAGTCCCCGCGCCCGGCCCCCCATCCCCTGGGCGGAAGCAGCGACCCCCCtgaaggggaggagggggagaagaggGCAGGCCCCGACCCTGAAG GGTCTGCCTGGACGGCGGTGTTCGAACCGGTCAGCTCGacaccccccgcctcctcctgCGTGGCCATGGACGTGGGCTCCAGCGTGTGGGATGCAGCCGCCCTGGACTCCAAGGCCCCCGAGGAGAGGGGCTGGGCCAAGTTCACGGATTTCCAGCCCTTCTGCTG TTCGGAGGCCGGACCCCGGTGCAGTTCCCCCATGGAGGCGGAGGGCAGCAGGAACTCTGAGGGAGGCCTGGCGCCCACCCAGGAGAAGGCCCCTC CTGGGGCCGCCCCCTCCCCTTGCGCCTGGAACGTCTGTGTGGCACGGAAGGCGCCCCTGGTGGCCTCAGACAGCAGCTCCTCCGGGGGCTCCgagagcgaggaggaggaggagagagcagGCGCCGTCCCCACAGAGACCCTGGCCACAGGCCCGGAAGCGCTCAAGGCGCCTGCAGAGGAGGCCAAGAGCGACGAGGAGGCTGTGCTCGCCAG caacagcagcagcagaagcagtgcTTTGGTGGCCGTGGAGAAGGCGACCAATGCCCTGGAGAACGCACCATCTGCGGCTCCAGGCGACAGCGCTGCCCCGTCGCAGAGAAGCCCCCCCAGTTCTGCCGCCACTGCCGCCCCCTCCTCGGAAGCCAAGAGGGGCAG GAAGGAGGAGCTGCTGCCCGGAGGGGAGACCATCCTGAACGGCCCGGcctga